Part of the Engystomops pustulosus chromosome 4, aEngPut4.maternal, whole genome shotgun sequence genome is shown below.
GAGAGAAACCGGGATCTTCTGCTCTTACTGTGTGGactctcctgtacctgctgtgagGTCCTGTCTACATTGTGAGGCTTCTCTGTGTGATAAACACCTGAAAGTCCACAGCAAGTCACCAGAACACGTCTTATctgaccccagcacttccctggAGAACAGGAAATGTTCTGTCCATAAGAAGATTCTGGAATATTACTGCACTAAGGAGAAcatctgtatctgtgtgtcctgcagtttGGCCggagaacatcggggacaccaggTGGAGACGCTGGATGaggcctctgagaagaagaagaagaaactgaGAAATGTTCTCCAGAAACTGATGACAAAGAGGAAGGAGACTGAGGAAAGAGTCCAGAGTCTGGAGGAGCGCAGGAGAAAAGCTCAAGAAAAAGCATCTGGAGAAGCTGagagagtcactgccctgttTATAGACATCAGGAGACGACTGGACGACCTGGAGAAGAGGGTCCTGAGTGACATCTCCAGGCAGGAGAAGGAAAAGTCCACCCCTCTGTCTACTCTGATCCAGAAGCTGGAGATACAGAAGGACGAGCTGTCCAGGAAGATGAGgcacattgaggagctgtgtaacatgactgatccactgactgtgttacaggaaccagacacaggtgacttgtgtgatcctgaggaggggggaggtgatgaggacacagggggacatgataacCAGCGCCATGATGTAGatggtctggatgtgactgtgatctcagacacattacacacattatgtGACATAATATCAGGTATAAGGAGCGGGATCTATGTGGAGGGTCCTGGAGACATATTACTGGATGTAAACACGGCTCATAATAATCTCCATATATCAGACGACCTGAAAACTGCAACCAGCACACAAGAGACGCAGAATCGTCCAGAAACAGCAGAGAGATTCCAGGATTACGCTCAGGTGATGAGCAGCCGGAGATTTACCTCAGGACGacattactgggatgtggagaGCAGTAGatcagagtggtggagggtggggATGTGTTATCCCAGTATAGACAGGAGGGGGCGCCAGTCATACATTGGACATAATAACAAGTCCTGGAGTTTGTGGAGATTTAATAATCAGTACTCAGTGAGACATGACAGTGACTGGACCCGGTTATGTGACAATATCTCCAGTGATAGAGTCCGGATCTGTCTGGATTATGAGGCGGGGGAGTTGTCCTTCtatgagctgtgtgaccccatcagacacttatacaccttcaccaccaccttcaccgagccccttcatgctgtgttATGGGTAGTGGGAGGTTCTATAAAGATATTAGGGGGAGGCAGGAAGTGGGAGAAACCATCATAAAATGTGTCTCTGGTTCTACATTATTTCCTTTATTTTCCTATTGATCAATAAACGTCTATAAATTCTGTATAAAGATTGTCCAGTCCTTCATCACTTCCTCACAGCAAGTTCCTGAGAGAAAACTGGTGaaaatagatctctgcttgctgtcattctatagaagcctcattgtttatttcctgtagGGATAAAccggttcctggtcatgtgatgtcacacaggtgcacatctcgaatacagtaatcagaactgtgtgttataacgagccgtgcacctatgtgacatcacatgaccagggatataacaagcagtgcacctgtgtgacatcacatgaccagggatataacgagctgtgcacctgtgtgacatcacatgaccagggatataacaaaccgtgcacctgtgtgacatcacatgaccagggatataacaagctgtgcacctgtttgacatcacatgaccagagatataacaagctgtgcacctgtgtgatgtcacatgaccagggatataacaagctgtgcacctgtgtgacatcacatgaccagagataaaacaagctgtgcacctgtgtgacatcacatgaccagagatataacaagctgtgcacctgtatgacatcacatgaccagggatataacaagctgtgcacctgtgtgacatcacatgaccagggatatataacgagaatACTGAATGACCATAAGCAGAGTTCTAGAAGACGATGAAGAAGTGATACAGATAGTATGAGAGGGACAGGAATTCCAGGATTTTTAATTGTCACTTTTTCTCCTTCTGTTTTGAAAATTTGTTGGGAAGCATTTCCTATAGCCTGCGGGGGAGGGTGGTCCTATCATACACCTGGGGGCGGAGCCTCTAGTATATCAGGCCTATCATGCATCTGGGGGCGGAGCCTCTAGTATATCAGGCCTATCATGCATCTGGGGGCGTATCCTCTAGTATATCAGGCCTATCATACACCTGGGGGTGGAGCCTCTAGTATATCAGGCCCATCATGCATCTGGGGGCGGAGCCTCTAGTTTATCAGGCCTATCATGCATCTGGGGGCGTATCCTCGAGTCTAGTATATCA
Proteins encoded:
- the LOC140126113 gene encoding E3 ubiquitin/ISG15 ligase TRIM25-like, whose translation is MASADLREELDCSICLTTYTDPVMLRCGHNFCRVCIDRVLDTQDGSGGYSCPECREEFQERPALMRNFTLRKKMENLLTTQPTPRETGIFCSYCVDSPVPAVRSCLHCEASLCDKHLKVHSKSPEHVLSDPSTSLENRKCSVHKKILEYYCTKENICICVSCSLAGEHRGHQVETLDEASEKKKKKLRNVLQKLMTKRKETEERVQSLEERRRKAQEKASGEAERVTALFIDIRRRLDDLEKRVLSDISRQEKEKSTPLSTLIQKLEIQKDELSRKMRHIEELCNMTDPLTVLQEPDTGDLCDPEEGGGDEDTGGHDNQRHDVDGLDVTVISDTLHTLCDIISGIRSGIYVEGPGDILLDVNTAHNNLHISDDLKTATSTQETQNRPETAERFQDYAQVMSSRRFTSGRHYWDVESSRSEWWRVGMCYPSIDRRGRQSYIGHNNKSWSLWRFNNQYSVRHDSDWTRLCDNISSDRVRICLDYEAGELSFYELCDPIRHLYTFTTTFTEPLHAVLWVVGGSIKILGGGRKWEKPS